The sequence TGATTGCAGTGGCCGCGGCCTTCTCGGCGAGCGGTGGTTTGTATCCCAGGTTCATCATGGCGCTGACCAGGTCGCCGCGCACGCCGCCTGCAGGGGCGGCTGCTCCGGCCGCAGCGGCGGCGCCTCCCCCGGGCAGTGCGGGCAGCTTATCACGCAGCTCGAAGAGAATCTTTTCGGCGGTCTTTTTGCCGATTCCGGGAATGACGCCGAGCCGCGCCTTGTCACCGTCTGCTACGGCCTGTGCCAGTTCGCCGGGGCTGATTCCCGAAAGAATGTTCACGGCCAGCTTGGGCCCCACGCCAGAAATCTTGATGAGCGTCTCGAAGCTCGTGCGCTCATCC comes from Chrysiogenia bacterium and encodes:
- the ruvA gene encoding Holliday junction branch migration protein RuvA — translated: MIAWLEGILKEKNPQRCVLVCAGVGYGVVVPATTYARLPAEGKAAGLYIHTNVREGAIELFGFGTKDERTSFETLIKISGVGPKLAVNILSGISPGELAQAVADGDKARLGVIPGIGKKTAEKILFELRDKLPALPGGGAAAAAGAAAPAGGVRGDLVSAMMNLGYKPPLAEKAAATAIKELGEDAGFDDLFRSALQQLA